The Nilaparvata lugens isolate BPH chromosome 14, ASM1435652v1, whole genome shotgun sequence DNA segment TTTTCCCTCTATTATTTCCAGAGATCAGCCACTATTCTATTCCAATCTAAATATTGATCATTTCTATTACACTCATAATAGTAACAAATTTCCCTCTGTTCTGCCTTATTATAACAAATTTTCCCTCTGTTTTTCCCTCAGGGTTCAGCCTCAGAATGCATACTAGTTACAATGCTGGCTGCCAGACATCATGCCTTGGAATATCTGAGACAACAGGAGAAGGAAAACATCAAAAGCAGAAGATTAAGGAGAAGACGTCGCAGAAGAACAGATAACGGAGACTTActagaagaggaagaggaagaagaagaagaggaggaggaggaggaggaggaggaggaggaggaagaggatgaaacAGGAGAACAGAGCAGACTCCTTCACAAGCTGGTAGTCTACTGTAGCCGAGAGGCGCACAGCTGTGTAGAAAAAGCTGCCAAAATTTGTTTGGTAAAAATGAGAGTTCTGGAGCCGGATGAAAGAGGATCGCTACGGGGAGAAACATTAAAACAGGTAAGACATGAATTTCCACATTTTTTCCTATTTCCTTGCAATATTGCAGGAACAATTTATAATTAagctagccgtcaggctcgcttcgctcgccatatccgtctagccagggggctccgccccctggacccccgactggatcgtccaaaaatgagatcagcgggctcgcctgcatttttcttttgagcatgcttcattccatcagaaagtcaaagtactgagaaaacgcagaaaagcttagataaacgctgattttgggcgtatctttgacgaaatattaaagtcacctcatcacaaaactTTTAGACCCTaactaaacctctgtaccaaatttgaaaatattctgtctattacttgatgaaataactgagaaaacgcaaaaaaacgctaattttgggtttttctttggcgttatttcaaattccttctaacacaacatttttacactccagctgagcttctgtagtaaatttgaatattttctgttcattaatttgttctcgataaagctgagaaagtgcaaaaaaacgctggaaaacgcaattttgggcgtatctttggtgttatttcaaattccttctaacacaacatttttacaccctagcttagtttctgtactgaatttgtacaatttctgttcatttgttcttgataaatctgagaaaaaacaaaaaaccgctggaaaaacgctaatcatgggcgtatctttgacgttattggaaattccttctaacacaacattattacaccctagctgagcttctgtactaaatttgaacatttgttctcgataaagctgagaaaacgctaagaaacgatggaaaaacgcagattttgggcgtatctttggaatttttcaaatccgttcttagtgcacctctaaagggccaactgaacatacctaccaaatttgaatgtttttggtccggtagatttttagttctgtgtttgagtgagtcagtcagtcagtgagtgagtgccatttcgcttttatataattatatagatttaaTTTTGGAAATATGAATTTAACTTAGTAGATTTTGAACAAATGAGAAGTTGGGCCATTCAATTTTAGGGCTACAAGTTTTGGTTGTAGgctgataccatagagaaaagatagcataagaagatatgacatgatttgtagaattcattcaaagtttgggaattttgtatcaaattatggcgttgtgtatcaagtagagatgatactgtatcatattaggttgatattgtatcatgtgtggtgaaaGGCTGATACACAGTCAGCTACACCGTTGCACACTAGTTGGCAATTAGTGAGAAGTTACTgggtttggaagttttgtatcaaattaaggcgttgtgtatcaagttgagatgatactgtatcatattgagttgatattgtatcatgtgtggtgataggcTGATACACAGTCACCTACACCGTTGCACACTAGTTGATGATTAGTGAGAAGTTACAAgatttggaagttttgtatcaaattatggcaTTGTGTATCAAgtagagatgatactgtatcataattTGTTCATATTGTATCATGTGTGATGATAGGCTGATACACAGTCAGCTACACCATTGCACACTAGTTAGGGAGAAGTTAGTAGCAGTTAGAAGATGATTGTTAGCGGTTGGGTTCTTGCTTTTAAATGGAAATGTGTTGGTGATATACAgaggtttttgataattttagaatGAAATATATGATACTGGACTTTCTGAAAGCAACAAGAATTTCACTAACTGAAAACAAGACGTACTGAAGTCGCATATCCATGCTGATTCTTGATCAACTGGGATCTTGATGAAGTGAACGTCACTCAACATTGTAATCTTCATATATACGTCttagaaaaatgaaatcattATCCTATTTAGGACTTTTAATGTAACCTGAATTTGGGAACAAAATAGTACAGGGTATCCATAGTTTTCAAATTGTAAGGTGTAAATAAAaggcatttatctatctatctagttTTCTCTCCtgatctgtggttttttgtagaaaaaatgaataaacttgattcaattcaatatcttaTTTACAGGCAATGGACGAAGACAGGGCAAGAGGTCTAACACCTTTCTATGTGTCCTGCATCATTGGATCAACTGCATCCTGCACATTTGACAACCTTGAGGAGATTGGAGCTGTCTGTCGGAATCAGGAAATTGACTCGAGTCAGACTCAAGTCAAGTTCCACAGTCAGAACCAGACTGGAATCAAGTGCCAGAGTCAAAATACAGCCAAGTCTAAAAGCAGCCAAGATTGCCAGAGTCACACTCCAGAGATCAGAGTTAACTGTGAAAGTTGCCAAAATCAGATGAACGGCATCTCAAGTCAGAATCTAATCAATTATTGTAGCCAAGAAATTGGAGACATGTGTCCAAGCAAGCAAAATGGGATGCTTAGTGAAGTAAATGAAGTCAGTTGTCAGAGTGAAGAAAGAGGGAAGAATCAACAAGAAATGAAGAGTCAGGTGAATGGAATTTCAAGTGAGAGTGAAAACATGGGAGGCAACTGCCCAGATTGTCCAAATCAAGAAACCAGAGTTCTAGTGAATGGAATTGCAAGTGAGGAACAAGACATCAGCAACTGCCCAAATTGTCAGAGTCAAGTAACCAGAGGTCAAGTGAATGGAATCTCAAGTCAGGATCAAGATACGAGTGACAGCTGTCCATGTTGTCAGGATGAGGGAACCAAACTCAACTACCCAAATCATCACACCGGAATAATCAGTCCAAATCAACCCCAAATCAACAATCACTCCAAATCAGCAACCAGTCCAAATCAGTCCCAAATCAAGGCCAAATATCAAGAAAGTGCAAAAAATTGCAAAAGTTGCCTAGTGAATGGAATCTCAGGTCAAAATCAATCAAGATACAATGATTGCCAAAGTCAGATGAATGGAATTGAAAGTCAGAACCAATTCAAATATCCAAGACAGAATCAATCAGGTGGATCAAATTGCCAGAATCATTCGACTGGAGGAATCACAAGTCAGACTCATCAACAAAGGAGTCCAAATCGATCAGGTGGATCAAATTGCTTGAATCATTCGACTGGAGGAATCGCGAGTCAGACTCAAGGACATAAAACTGGTCCTCCGGTCTGGATGCATGTGGACTGTGCCTATGCTGGAAGTGCCTTCCTGTGCCCTGAGCTGAGACCACTGATGGCAGGCATTGAATATGCTGACTCAGTCAATACCAACCCCAACAAGTGGATGCTCACATGTTTTGACTGTTCCTGTCTGTGGGTCAAGGATAAGGTGAGTTgtttttattatgaattcaatttctcctctaataaaatttttatttgttattgattcatacaagagagtacatcataaaaatgatagggagagaaaaataagttagccttgtgctattcctctcccaaaattggataaagttacacatagtccaaaatagtagTCCAAATCttatagttgttcacttcactcaTCGTAACACATAGAAAGCAACTGTGCAACTGTGAAATTCAGATATGTGACACATAGCCCATGTAATTCCAACAGGAAAGAGTTTTTAGTTTTGAGGTATGTTTATCTTCATGGAACTGCAGCTGATGACCAAGAAAGGATACCATTGATTGTTATGGAAGTGAAATTATTGTTGAACAATTATCGAAATAGCAATCTCTCATTTATTGCCATTTGTTATGAAAGTATGAATTCATCAACAGCCTACCCATGTGTGAGCACTTCCATAAGAATGTATTCTGTCATATtccattattgtattctgtCTTTGCCATCAGCTGCACATACCTGAGGATGAACATACATCAAAATCTGAAACTGTTTGCTATTGGAAATATGTAGAATGTGTCACGTAACTGACACAACAAAAAACTAGAAGGCAGCTTaagagaacaagaattacagtCTGAGTCCTGTAGCTTATGCATATTGGCagagggccactagactacaatactatccatccaaaaacattgaaaagttttgaaaatgtatctttccataagcaccagatgctcttctgtatcttctcaaaagcaacatgttgcatccaaaaagatacacaaaGAGCTTTAATATGTaactttccataagcaacagattaTCTTTTGTATCTTATCAATAGCAATGTGTTGcatctgaaaagatacacaaagagctttaatgaatctttccataagcaacagatgctcttttgtatcttatcGGAAGCAATGTGTTGCaaccgaaaagatacacaaggatctGTAATGTTTCTtaccataagcaacagatgctctattgtatcttctcaaaagcaacgtgttgcatccgaaaagatacacaaggagctttttggagttaggtccttttagcac contains these protein-coding regions:
- the LOC120354157 gene encoding tyrosine decarboxylase-like isoform X2, whose product is MDGVEFRQRGKEMVDYIVDYMNNVGSKRVSPDVKPGYLRPLLPSQAPQNPEPWDDIMRDVESKIMPGVLHWNHPHFFAYFASGNSYPTILADMLSDALAMMGFSWAAGPVCTELEIIMLDWYAKAIGLPEEFISTTAGSKGGGVIQGSASECILVTMLAARHHALEYLRQQEKENIKSRRLRRRRRRRTDNGDLLEEEEEEEEEEEEEEEEEEEEEDETGEQSRLLHKLVVYCSREAHSCVEKAAKICLVKMRVLEPDERGSLRGETLKQAMDEDRARGLTPFYVSCIIGSTASCTFDNLEEIGAVCRNQEIDSSQTQVKFHSQNQTGIKCQSQNTAKSKSSQDCQSHTPEIRVNCESCQNQMNGISSQNLINYCSQEIGDMCPSKQNGMLSEVNEVSCQSEERGKNQQEMKSQVNGISSESENMGGNCPDCPNQETRVLVNGIASEEQDISNCPNCQSQVTRGQVNGISSQDQDTSDSCPCCQDEGTKLNYPNHHTGIISPNQPQINNHSKSATSPNQSQIKAKYQESAKNCKSCLVNGISGQNQSRYNDCQSQMNGIESQNQFKYPRQNQSGGSNCQNHSTGGITSQTHQQRSPNRSGGSNCLNHSTGGIASQTQGHKTGPPVWMHVDCAYAGSAFLCPELRPLMAGIEYADSVNTNPNKWMLTCFDCSCLWVKDKLRLTRGMDVNPIYLQHDYDDQLIDFRHWQIPLSRRFRSLKLFFLFRSYGIQGLQNYIRNHIQLAKYFESLVLKDARFEICNEVKLGLVCFRLKGPDLWTQELLAKINASGRIHMIPGVRRKRYFIRFAVTYEHAKEEHIRYAWKVTSHYADTVLEKMTTPVAATQGVHTTPRPRLSSRQHSFTRGVSRDVYKARSTSLYDGVSPIPVVDDNDDDLNNNVFEEAFAAKSV
- the LOC120354157 gene encoding tyrosine decarboxylase-like isoform X1, with product MLKIFRNSLRNSVKEADIKEEEEEEGEGVEEVKKVHEQGEEIMEKEGPNCVQGQDNIKIMDGVEFRQRGKEMVDYIVDYMNNVGSKRVSPDVKPGYLRPLLPSQAPQNPEPWDDIMRDVESKIMPGVLHWNHPHFFAYFASGNSYPTILADMLSDALAMMGFSWAAGPVCTELEIIMLDWYAKAIGLPEEFISTTAGSKGGGVIQGSASECILVTMLAARHHALEYLRQQEKENIKSRRLRRRRRRRTDNGDLLEEEEEEEEEEEEEEEEEEEEEDETGEQSRLLHKLVVYCSREAHSCVEKAAKICLVKMRVLEPDERGSLRGETLKQAMDEDRARGLTPFYVSCIIGSTASCTFDNLEEIGAVCRNQEIDSSQTQVKFHSQNQTGIKCQSQNTAKSKSSQDCQSHTPEIRVNCESCQNQMNGISSQNLINYCSQEIGDMCPSKQNGMLSEVNEVSCQSEERGKNQQEMKSQVNGISSESENMGGNCPDCPNQETRVLVNGIASEEQDISNCPNCQSQVTRGQVNGISSQDQDTSDSCPCCQDEGTKLNYPNHHTGIISPNQPQINNHSKSATSPNQSQIKAKYQESAKNCKSCLVNGISGQNQSRYNDCQSQMNGIESQNQFKYPRQNQSGGSNCQNHSTGGITSQTHQQRSPNRSGGSNCLNHSTGGIASQTQGHKTGPPVWMHVDCAYAGSAFLCPELRPLMAGIEYADSVNTNPNKWMLTCFDCSCLWVKDKLRLTRGMDVNPIYLQHDYDDQLIDFRHWQIPLSRRFRSLKLFFLFRSYGIQGLQNYIRNHIQLAKYFESLVLKDARFEICNEVKLGLVCFRLKGPDLWTQELLAKINASGRIHMIPGVRRKRYFIRFAVTYEHAKEEHIRYAWKVTSHYADTVLEKMTTPVAATQGVHTTPRPRLSSRQHSFTRGVSRDVYKARSTSLYDGVSPIPVVDDNDDDLNNNVFEEAFAAKSV